A single window of [Clostridium] hylemonae DSM 15053 DNA harbors:
- the spoIIAB gene encoding anti-sigma F factor, producing the protein MENTNEMQLIFDSRSSNESFARVTVAAFMTSLNPTVEEVSDVKTAVSEAVTNAIIHGYENEVHNIYIRCRTEGKTLYLEIEDKEKDPGCRKGHGTAFTTKPELDRSGMGFSFMEAFMDHLDVVSEPGKGTTVKWKNYW; encoded by the coding sequence ATGGAAAATACGAATGAAATGCAGTTAATCTTTGACAGCCGTTCATCTAATGAATCATTTGCCAGGGTCACGGTAGCGGCGTTTATGACCTCGCTGAATCCGACAGTGGAAGAGGTATCGGATGTGAAGACTGCCGTGTCGGAGGCAGTAACAAACGCTATTATCCATGGGTATGAAAATGAAGTACATAATATTTATATCCGATGCAGAACAGAAGGAAAGACGCTGTATCTGGAGATCGAGGACAAGGAAAAGGATCCCGGATGTAGAAAAGGCCATGGAACCGCTTTTACCACAAAGCCGGAACTGGACCGCTCGGGTATGGGCTTTTCATTTATGGAAGCCTTCATGGACCATCTCGATGTTGTATCTGAACCAGGAAAAGGAACGACCGTAAAATGGAAAAACTATTGGTAA
- a CDS encoding stage V sporulation protein AA, whose product MAANSETVYIKADRNVEVTKPDVTLGDVLTMECSNPSVVPKLNTLKLLKFHHTDKKNQNRVAISILKVIEIIHEQFPNMDIQNLGEQDFIVTYEQQQTAGGLVHLLKAACVIVITFIGAAFSIMAFNNDVDTVKLFSQIYELVTGQKSDGFTVLELTYCIGIIIGILIFFNHFGKKKFTVDPTPMEVEMRLYENDIQTTLIETYSRKGKEQDVGSTNTSGTHRT is encoded by the coding sequence ATGGCGGCAAACAGCGAGACAGTATATATAAAAGCAGACAGAAACGTGGAAGTTACCAAACCAGACGTTACGCTTGGCGATGTTCTGACCATGGAGTGTTCCAACCCTTCGGTCGTCCCGAAGCTTAATACGCTGAAGCTTCTGAAGTTTCATCACACAGATAAGAAAAATCAGAACAGAGTAGCAATATCTATCTTAAAGGTCATAGAAATTATCCATGAACAGTTCCCGAACATGGATATACAGAATCTCGGTGAACAGGATTTTATCGTAACGTATGAACAGCAGCAGACGGCCGGAGGACTAGTACATCTTCTGAAGGCGGCTTGTGTGATCGTCATTACGTTCATAGGTGCCGCATTTTCTATTATGGCCTTTAACAATGACGTTGATACGGTCAAACTATTTTCCCAGATATATGAGCTTGTGACAGGTCAGAAGTCAGATGGCTTTACGGTACTTGAACTTACGTACTGTATTGGAATTATTATAGGTATACTCATATTCTTTAATCACTTTGGAAAGAAGAAATTCACCGTAGATCCGACTCCAATGGAAGTAGAGATGCGTCTGTATGAAAATGATATTCAGACGACATTGATAGAAACATATTCCAGAAAGGGCAAAGAGCAGGATGTGGGCAGCACAAATACTTCTGGCACTCATCGGACTTAG
- a CDS encoding stage V sporulation protein AD: protein MIQGLQSIAFENSPYIVESASVVGKKEGEGPLGSMFDMVEENDLFGEDTWEAAESTMQKQACVLALGKAHMEAGEIRYLFGGDLLRQGVATSMGVEELNIPMFGLYGACSTSGEAIALASMSVAAGYGDNMLAVTSSHFGSAEKEFRFPLGYANQRPLSAHWTVTGSGAFVVGTKRSHVRVTGITVGKIVDYGLKDSQNMGACMAPAACDTILRNLEDFGRTPDDYNRIVTGDLGYVGQSILFDLMRGKNVDIKKNHMDCGMTIYDQKTQDTHAGGSGCGCAAVTLSSYILPKLARGEWKRILFVPTGALMSTVSFNEGESVPGIAHGIVLEHC from the coding sequence ATGATTCAGGGATTACAAAGTATTGCATTTGAAAATTCGCCTTATATTGTCGAAAGTGCATCCGTTGTCGGAAAAAAAGAGGGAGAAGGCCCGCTTGGCAGTATGTTCGATATGGTGGAAGAAAATGACCTCTTCGGTGAAGATACATGGGAGGCCGCGGAGAGCACGATGCAGAAACAGGCCTGTGTTCTTGCTCTTGGCAAGGCGCATATGGAAGCGGGAGAAATAAGGTATCTGTTTGGAGGAGACCTCCTGAGGCAGGGAGTGGCGACTTCCATGGGGGTTGAGGAACTCAACATACCGATGTTCGGTCTCTACGGAGCCTGCTCCACATCAGGAGAAGCCATTGCACTTGCATCCATGAGCGTCGCTGCGGGATATGGCGACAATATGCTGGCAGTAACGTCCAGTCATTTTGGAAGTGCGGAAAAAGAATTCCGTTTTCCCCTCGGATACGCTAATCAGAGACCACTTTCCGCGCACTGGACAGTAACGGGCAGCGGAGCATTCGTAGTGGGAACAAAACGCAGCCACGTAAGGGTGACTGGCATAACTGTAGGAAAGATAGTGGATTACGGACTGAAAGATTCACAGAACATGGGAGCATGCATGGCTCCGGCGGCCTGTGACACGATACTGAGAAACCTGGAAGATTTCGGACGTACGCCGGACGACTACAACCGCATCGTCACGGGAGATTTGGGTTATGTAGGCCAAAGCATCCTGTTCGACCTTATGAGGGGAAAAAATGTTGATATAAAGAAGAATCATATGGACTGCGGAATGACAATCTATGATCAGAAAACACAGGACACCCACGCCGGGGGGAGCGGCTGCGGGTGTGCGGCGGTCACACTTTCATCTTATATACTGCCAAAACTTGCGCGGGGGGAATGGAAGCGCATTCTCTTTGTACCGACAGGAGCGCTCATGTCCACGGTAAGCTTCAACGAAGGCGAAAGCGTGCCGGGGATCGCACACGGTATCGTGCTGGAACACTGCTGA
- a CDS encoding cation-translocating P-type ATPase — translation MFENKTVRETCEELQTDSEYGLSYTEAAQRLQDNGANELKSAKKKTKVESFFEQLNDPLIYVLLAAAAVSILLQEVSDAIIIIVVVLMNAFVGIIQEGKAQKALDSLKKLTSPRAVVIREGKEQEVQASSLVPGDIVCLDAGCQIPADLRLVKANNLKVEESALTGESLPIEKNVDFIAGKGMGRGYKASSVPLGDRKNMAYMSTIVTNGRGLGIVTATGMNTEIGKIAALINDSQEEITPLQKRLGELGKMLSILSLGLCAALFFIAVLQHRNMAEMLITAISLAVAAVPEGLPAVVTICLALSVTRMVKVHTIVRRLPSVETLGAVSVVCSDKTGTLTQNRMTVEGCYIDEKIVDSSELKLREHSELLQGMTLCNDAVQKDGSSIGDPTELALLNLAGQYGIRRETLEREMPRKKELPFDSERKMMSTMHKNGSTNITYTKGAPDVVLKRCSRILIRGKVTAMTDTHRRQIQEAIEKMSSQALRTLAVAMRTGGNAPVERELTFVGMVGMRDPARPEAKGAVARFRQAGVTTVMITGDHVDTAFAIARQLGIVERQEQCMTGEEIQSLPDEKFLRKLDDVRVFARVSPEHKVRIVKGFKTKGNIVAMTGDGVNDAPSLKSADVGIAMGMTGTDVARQASDIILTDDNFATIEKAIEEGRGVYENIRKTVIFLLSSNLGEIMTMFLAVLCDIASPLKSSHILWINLITDSLPALALGVDENDGDSLMEEPPRKPKESLFARGGLACTCFYGLLIAGISLTAFFTVPYELIMSKGASFSISNIALALQNSDILMRAQTYAFTVLGMSQLFHAVGMRDIHKSVFRMNHFENKWMIAAFVLGFVLQISVTEVPVLIKAFGTVHLEFHEWLRLTILAAFPILAHEFMVFLQKPEKDVCNQVKMESIRIDR, via the coding sequence ATGTTTGAAAACAAAACAGTGAGGGAGACCTGCGAGGAACTGCAGACGGATTCCGAGTACGGGCTGTCTTATACGGAAGCGGCCCAGCGTCTGCAGGACAACGGTGCAAATGAGCTTAAGTCTGCAAAGAAGAAAACAAAGGTAGAATCTTTCTTCGAGCAGCTTAATGACCCGCTCATCTATGTTCTGCTGGCCGCGGCGGCAGTTTCTATTTTGCTTCAGGAAGTCAGCGACGCTATCATTATCATTGTAGTAGTGCTGATGAATGCCTTTGTCGGCATCATACAAGAGGGAAAGGCTCAAAAAGCGCTTGACTCTCTGAAGAAACTTACAAGTCCGAGAGCGGTCGTGATCCGGGAAGGAAAAGAGCAGGAAGTACAGGCATCCTCCCTCGTACCAGGAGATATTGTATGTCTGGACGCTGGCTGTCAGATACCTGCGGACTTAAGACTTGTCAAGGCGAATAATCTGAAAGTAGAGGAATCTGCACTGACAGGTGAGTCGCTACCAATTGAAAAAAATGTGGATTTTATAGCGGGAAAAGGAATGGGGCGTGGATACAAAGCCTCCTCCGTTCCCCTCGGCGACCGGAAAAATATGGCGTATATGTCTACGATAGTGACAAACGGGCGGGGGCTTGGCATAGTTACGGCAACAGGGATGAACACGGAGATCGGTAAAATTGCCGCGCTCATCAATGACAGTCAGGAAGAGATAACGCCTCTGCAGAAACGGCTCGGAGAGCTTGGTAAGATGCTGAGCATACTTTCACTTGGTCTGTGCGCCGCATTATTTTTTATAGCGGTACTGCAGCACCGCAATATGGCAGAAATGCTCATCACAGCTATTTCACTTGCGGTGGCGGCCGTGCCGGAAGGGCTTCCCGCCGTAGTTACTATCTGTCTTGCGCTCAGCGTGACGCGGATGGTCAAAGTACATACGATCGTGAGAAGGCTGCCTTCCGTGGAGACGCTCGGTGCCGTCAGTGTAGTCTGCTCAGACAAGACAGGGACACTGACACAGAACAGGATGACGGTAGAAGGGTGTTATATTGACGAGAAGATCGTAGACAGCAGTGAACTGAAATTGAGGGAACACAGTGAACTGCTGCAAGGAATGACTCTGTGTAATGACGCGGTCCAAAAAGACGGCAGCAGCATTGGAGACCCTACAGAGCTTGCACTTTTGAATCTGGCCGGGCAATATGGTATCCGCAGAGAGACATTAGAGCGGGAGATGCCGAGAAAAAAAGAACTGCCCTTTGATTCCGAACGAAAAATGATGTCCACCATGCATAAAAATGGTTCAACAAATATCACCTACACAAAGGGCGCCCCGGATGTAGTTCTGAAAAGATGCAGCCGTATACTCATACGGGGCAAGGTAACGGCGATGACAGATACACACAGGAGGCAGATCCAGGAGGCGATCGAAAAAATGTCCTCACAGGCGCTGAGAACGCTTGCAGTGGCCATGCGGACCGGCGGCAATGCGCCGGTGGAGCGGGAACTTACTTTTGTCGGGATGGTCGGCATGAGAGACCCGGCCAGGCCAGAGGCAAAGGGGGCCGTTGCCAGATTCAGGCAGGCCGGTGTCACAACTGTTATGATCACCGGGGATCATGTAGATACCGCATTTGCAATTGCCAGACAGCTCGGCATAGTAGAGCGTCAGGAGCAGTGCATGACAGGGGAAGAGATCCAGAGTCTGCCGGATGAGAAATTTTTGAGGAAATTAGACGATGTCCGTGTATTTGCCCGTGTGTCGCCTGAGCATAAAGTCCGTATCGTAAAAGGATTTAAGACAAAAGGAAATATTGTTGCCATGACCGGTGACGGAGTGAATGATGCGCCGTCGCTTAAATCAGCAGACGTAGGCATCGCAATGGGGATGACCGGGACGGATGTGGCAAGGCAGGCGTCAGACATCATTTTGACGGACGATAATTTTGCCACGATCGAAAAGGCAATAGAAGAAGGCAGAGGTGTGTACGAGAATATCCGCAAAACAGTCATATTTCTTCTCTCCTCCAATCTTGGGGAAATCATGACAATGTTCCTGGCCGTACTCTGTGATATAGCATCACCGCTTAAGTCAAGTCATATACTCTGGATCAACCTGATCACAGACTCTCTGCCTGCGCTGGCTCTCGGTGTTGATGAAAATGACGGCGACAGCCTGATGGAAGAGCCGCCGAGAAAGCCGAAGGAAAGCCTTTTTGCCAGAGGAGGACTGGCGTGTACCTGTTTCTACGGACTTCTCATCGCCGGAATCAGCCTGACTGCATTTTTTACAGTCCCTTATGAACTGATCATGAGTAAAGGCGCTTCCTTTTCCATCAGCAACATTGCGCTTGCGCTTCAGAACAGTGACATACTCATGCGTGCACAGACATACGCATTTACAGTGCTCGGAATGTCACAGCTGTTCCACGCGGTCGGAATGAGAGATATTCACAAGTCCGTATTCCGGATGAACCATTTTGAAAATAAATGGATGATCGCCGCTTTCGTCTTGGGGTTTGTACTTCAAATCTCCGTTACAGAAGTACCGGTTCTTATCAAAGCATTCGGGACAGTCCATCTGGAGTTCCACGAGTGGCTCAGACTTACAATACTGGCTGCATTTCCGATACTGGCCCATGAGTTTATGGTGTTTTTGCAAAAGCCGGAAAAAGATGTATGTAATCAGGTGAAAATGGAAAGCATAAGAATCGATAGGTAA
- the spoVAE gene encoding stage V sporulation protein AE, with the protein MDYVNAFWIGGLICALVQILLDRTKLMPGRIMVLLVCSGAVLGALQIYEPFLKFAGAGASVPLLGFGNVLWKGVKEAVDSHGFIGIFMGGFKASAVGISAALIFGYLASLIFEPKMKK; encoded by the coding sequence ATGGATTATGTTAATGCATTCTGGATTGGGGGTCTGATCTGTGCTCTTGTGCAGATCCTGCTGGACAGGACGAAACTGATGCCGGGCCGCATCATGGTGCTGCTCGTATGCTCGGGCGCGGTGCTCGGAGCGCTTCAGATATATGAGCCTTTTCTTAAGTTTGCCGGCGCGGGCGCAAGTGTACCGCTGCTCGGTTTTGGAAATGTGCTCTGGAAGGGTGTCAAGGAGGCGGTAGACAGCCACGGGTTCATCGGCATCTTCATGGGAGGATTCAAGGCCAGTGCAGTGGGAATCTCCGCGGCTCTCATCTTTGGATATCTGGCATCTTTGATATTCGAGCCAAAAATGAAAAAGTAA